The nucleotide sequence GCGCGACGTCGAGTAATGCGCGGCAAAGGTCAATAATCACGCCAAGCCAAGCAATCGCGAGAGTTCAGGTCGATCCAAGGTTTCGCTGGACTGACCCTCGTCCGAGAACACCGTCGCTACCGTCCATCCTTTCTGCGAGGCAAGCGATCGGCACAGGTCGGTTTGGTTCTGGCAGCAACTATAGGTGAGTCCTCTTGTTCGAGATTGACGCACATCGACTGCCGCCGCTCGGGGCAACTTCGGCCCGTCATTGGAGCTCAAATCATTCTCGATAGTCGTGTTACGAGGATCCTCCACAAGAGCTTGCCGTGTATAGCGGTTTGCAGTACAATCAACTTCGGTGAAACAGGCGAAC is from Crateriforma conspicua and encodes:
- a CDS encoding recombinase family protein: MEDPRNTTIENDLSSNDGPKLPRAAAVDVRQSRTRGLTYSCCQNQTDLCRSLASQKGWTVATVFSDEGQSSETLDRPELSRLLGLA